The genomic stretch TATTTTCTGTACCGATGCCGATGTTGACGGTTTCCAGATTAGAACACTTTTACTTACTATGGTGTACAGACTTACACCAACACTAATTGAAGAAGGCAAGGTATTTATAGCAGAATCACCTCTTTACGAAATTACAACAAAGAAAAAGGTTTATTTTGCTTATACCGAGGCAGAAAAAGAAAAGTATATTAAAGAAATCGGCAAAGAAAAGTTTACTGTTCAGCGTAGTAAAGGTCTTGGTGAAAACGAACCTGAAATGATGAACTTAACTACAATGAACCCTGCAACCAGAAGACTTATCAAGGTTATGCCTGATGATGTTAAACGTACAGCAGAAATGTTTGATATTCTACTTGGTGACAATTTACAAGGCAGAAAAGACTATATTGTAAACCATGGTGCTGAATATGTAGATAACTTAGATTTAAGTTAAGGAGGTGAGTTACTGTGGCAAGAAAGAAGAAAGAGCCAAAAGCTCCTCAATTACCTAAGATTGACGGTGTAATTGACGGTGCAGGTGAAGTAGTAGAGCAAAAAATTGCTTCAACTATTGAAGAAAACTATATGCCTTATGCTATGAGTGTTATTATGTCCAGAGCAATTCCTGAAATTGACGGATTTAAACCATCTCATAGAAAGCTACTTTACACAATGTACAAAATGGGACTTTTAACCGGTAAGAGAACAAAGTCAGCCAATATTGTTGGTGCAACAATGAAACTTAATCCTCATGGTGACTCAGCTATCTATGATACAATGGTTAGACTGTCAAGAGGTTATGAAGCACTTTTACATCCATATGTTGACTCAAAGGGTAACTTCGGTAAGTTTTACAGTAGAGATATGGCATGGGCTGCATCAAGATATACTGAGGCAAAACTTGACCCAATCTGTAATGAACTTTTTAAGGATATTGATAAAGATACAGTTGACTTTGTGGATAACTATGATAATACAATGAAAGAGCCTTCACTTTTACCGGCAACTTTCCCATCTGTACTTGTTAATGCAAATACAGGTATTGCCGTAGGTATGGCGTCTAACATTTGTTCATTTAACTTGCGTGAAGTTTGTGAAACTACAGCAGCACTTATTAGAGATAAAGACCATGACATTATGTCAACATTACCTGCACCTGACTTTATAGGTGGTGGACAGATTATCTATGACGAAAGTGCTATTAAGAAGATTTATGAAACCGGTCGTGGTGGTATCAAGGTTAGAGCAAAGTATCAGTATGATAAAGCAAATAACTGTATTGATATTTTCTCAATTCCACCATCAACTTCTTGTGAAGTAATTATTGAAAAAATTATTGATTTGTCTAAGCAAGGCAAAGTAAAAGAAGTTGCCGATATTCGTGATGAAACAGGTCTTGACGGTCTAAAAATCACAATCGACCTAAAGCGTGGTACTGACCCTGAAAAGCTAATGATGAAGTTATTTAAACTTACAACATTACAAGATAGTTTTAGTTGTAACTTTAATGTTCTGATTGCCGGTGTACCAAGAGTAATGGGTGTCAGAGAACTTCTTAACGAATGGATAGCATTTAGAGTTGAATGTGTAAGAAGAAGAACATATTTTGATTTAAACAAAAAGCAAGAGAAACTTCATCTTCTAAAAGGTCTAAAGGCAATTTTACTTGATATTGATAAAGCAGTAAAAATTGTCAGAGAAACTGAAGAAGAAAGTGAAGTTGTACCTAACTTAATGATAGGCTTTGGTATTGATGAAACTCAGGCTGAATATGTTGCAGAAATTAAGCTAAGACATTTAAATAAAGAATATATCCTTAAGAGAATTGAAGAAATCGAAAGTCTTGAAAAGGATATTGCAGAGCTGGAGGCAATCCTCGCAAGTAAGCAAAGAGTAAAGACTATTATAGTTAAGGAACTTAAGAATGTTGCCGATAAATACGGCAAAGACAGAGTTTCCGAATTACTATATAATGTTGATGAAAGTAATGAGTCATATGTTGAAGAAGTACCGGATTATCCGGTAAACCTATTCTTTAGTAAAGAGGGTTATTTTAAGAAAATTACTCCTCAGTCACTTCGTATGAGCAGTGAACAAAAGCTAAAGGAAGGGGATATGATGATTCAGCATTATGAGTCAACCAATACTGCTGAACTTTTATTCTTCACTAATAAGTGTCAAGTTTATAAGAGTAAAGCCTCTGACTTTGATGATACAAAGGCTAGTGTACTGGGGGATTATGTACCGGCTAAACTTCAAATGGATGAGGGAGAAGTCCCACTAAAAATGTTTGTTACAAAGGACTACAACGGTATGTTTGTATTTGCATTTGAAAATGGTAAACTTGCAAAAGTGCCTATGAATGCTTATTATACAAAGACAAACCGTAAGAAACTTGTTAGTGCTTATTCCGATAAGTCACCACTTTCTGATGTAATGTGGCTTGATGAAGATAAAGAATTAATGTTAACCTCATCAGGTGGCAGAGTTCTGCTTATCCATACAGGTGTAATAAACTTAAAGAATACTAAGAATACTCAAGGTGTCGCTGTAATGCGAATGAAAAAAGGTCAGTACCTTGAAAAACTAGAAGAATATACCGATGGTTTATTCTCAAAACCATCACGATACAGAACCAAAACACTACCTGCTTTAGGTGCATTTCTAACTGAAGAAGATAGTGGCAACGAACAACTTTCTATTTTATAAAGTTTAAATAGAAAATAATACTTGATTTTTAAATGGTTTTGTGTTATTATTTACTAAAAGACTGATTAATTCTAATGAAAGGTGAATTGAAATGGGCGTAGTTAGTTATATCCTTGGTGCATTACTTATTCTATTTTGCGTACTAATTATCCTAGTTGTTGTTCTACAGGAAGGCAACCAGCAGGGTCTAGGTGTTATCACCGGTGCAGCTGATTCTTTCTTCTCTAAGAACAAAGCAAGAAGTTGGGATTCTTTCCTAGCAAGATGGACAAAGGTATTCGCAGCAGGTTTCGTAGTATTTGTTATCGTTCTTGATATTATTGCTAACTTTAAGTAATAAGCGAGTAATACAATGCATATAATTTACCGATGGACAAGTTCCATCGGTATTTTTTATTTTGTGGTGATTTTATGGACTATTATCTACTTTCTATGCTTGTTATTATCTTAATTATTCTTGCTGTTTTACATAAATTAGGCAAAAATAAAAAGCCCTTATTAAGGGCTTTTGGTAGTATGATTATAGGTCTTTCTGCACTGTTTTTAGTAAATGTAACCTCGGTAATAACTCAGGTACATATACCTATAAGTATGTTTACTGTTGGAGTGTCAGCAGGTGGGGGAGTTCCGGCAGTAGCACTTTTACTTTTCCTAAATTTGTTATGACAACATTTCTAGGTCTTTTAGTGTGTCGGTTAATAAATCCTTCTGTTTTGACAATACTGAAATTGTAGTCTTATATAGCAACTCCGGATTTTTCCTAAAGTTTTTCTTAACTAACTTTGCTTGTTCATAGTCCGGAACATAAAATTCAAGAGAAAGAATAGTCAGCCCCTCACTGGTGATAGAGCATTTTACATTGTATCCTCTTTCATTTTTAACAATTTCAACCTTGTTTTCTCTTTCAGTTTTTTCTTCTTCAAGTAACATCATTACACAGTGAAAGGCTTTTTCCTTTACTGTATAAGCCAAGGAATCCTCAAGCTGAGTGGCAATCATCATACCGTCTTCGGTAAGAATGTACTTGTTGTTGTCATTAACAGTAATATGTCTGTTTTTAACTAAATCATCAAAACAAGCACTAGCCTCAAAGTAATTAGCAAGTCCATCTTTTTGTAGTGACTCCAAAATCAATTCTTTGCTAACCGGAGCTTTTACAGACTTAATTAAATAACAAATCAGTATTCTAATTTCATTCTTACTTCTCATTCCACCGGGATTAATTCCTTCATCAAATGTATCAAAGGACATAGAGTCACCTTCTTCCATAAGTTCTAAAATTATTATAACACAAAATATATGAAATGTGTAGTGTTTTTTATTGACTAGACTATTTCACTTGTGATATAATTTTCTAAGAGGAGGTTGTCAATTTGGAAATGATGCCTTATATATGGTTTGGTATAGCACTTTTTATGGCTATTATTGAGGGTGTAACTTATCAACTTGTGTCTATATGGTTTGTTTTGGGAGCAGTTGTTTCTGCAATAGTTTCAATTTTTGTACCGGAAAATATTTGGTTACAAATAATTCTGTTTATAGTTATTTCAGTAGCAACCTTAATTGCTACAAAACCTATTGTAAAGAAAATCACAAGAACCAAGAAATTACCCACAAATTCCGATAGATATATTGGAATGAAAGGTGTAGTAAAAGAAGAAATTAATAACACCCTAGGTGTAGGACTTGTAAACCTAAAAGGCTCTGTGTGGTCTGCTACAAGTGATGACGGTTCAGTAATTCCTACAGATAGTGTAGTTATAGTAAAGGATATTAAAGGTGTAAAACTGATTGTTTCACCGGTAAAGGAGTAAATTATGGATCCAATCGTAAAGCTAGTGATTATTGCAGCAATTATTATTGCAATAATTATCGTAATCGTAAAAAATATCAAAATCGTACCTCAAGCTCACGCTTATGTTATTGAAAGACTTGGTACTTACCAAACAACATGGAACACAGGTTTACACTTAAAAGTACCATTTGTTGACCGTATTGCTAAGAAACTTTCACTAAAAGAACAGGTTGTAGATTTCCCACCACAACCGGTTATCACAAAAGATAATGTTACTATGCAGATTGATACAGTAGTTTATTTTGCTATTACTGACCCTAAGCTATATACTTATGGTGTTGAAAGACCACTATCAGCTATTGAAAATCTAACTGCTACAACTTTAAGAAATATTATTGGTGATCTGGAACTTGATGCAACTCTAACTTCAAGAGATACTATCAATGACAAAATCCGTACAATTCTTGATACTGCAACAGACCCTTGGGGTATTCGTGTAATCAGAGTTGAACTAAAGAATATTCTTCCACCAAAAGAAATTCAGGATGCAATGGAAAAGCAGATGAAAGCTGAAAGAGAAAGAAGAGCGAAAATTCTTGAAGCTGAAGGTGAGAAGAAGAGCCAAATCCTAAAGGCAGAAGGTCTAAAGGAATCAACAATCCTAAAAGCTGATGCTATCAAGGAATCAAAGGTTAGAGAGGCTCAGGGTGAAGCTGAAGCTATTATGCTTGTTCAAAAGGCTCAAGCAGACGCACTAAAACTTCTAAATGAAGCAAAGCCAATTGAAGAAGTACTACAGTTAAAGAGTTACGAAACATTCCAGAAAGTTGCCGATGGTCAGTCAACTAAGATTATTATTCCATCAGATATTAAGCCACTTGCAACTGCTGCAACTGCTATTAAGGAAATTATCTCTAACGATAATAAATAATTACCTGAGCTACCTGTTTTAGGTAGCTCATTTTTTATATTTATAGTTTGTTCATACATAATTATACATTAAGATACATTATTCTACTTGATTAGTATATGATTTATATTGAAAATTACAGAATGTAGTATCCTACTGTCAAAAAATAGCCTATATCTATTGAATTTAATTTGATTTTTGGGTATAATTAAAAGGTAAAATTATGTAGCTAATAAAAATACATTTGTTTTTACTAGCTGATTTTTGTAACGAAAGGTGATCATTATGAAAAAAGTTGCAATTATTATGGGTTCTGATAGCGATTTTCCAATTGTTTCAAAAGCTATTAAACAGTTGAAAGATTACGAAGTTCCTTTTGAAGTTCATGTTATGTCAGCTCACAGAACACCTGACGAAGCATCTGAATTTGCTAAGAATGCAATCAAGAATGGCTTTGGTGTTATTATTGCTGCTGCCGGTATGGCTGCTCATTTAGGTGGTGTTCTTGCTGCTAATACAACACTTCCTGTTATCGGTATCCCTTGTAAAGGTCCTTGTTTTGACGGTATGGACGCTTTACTTGCTACAGTTATGATGCCAACAGGTATTCCTGTTGCTACTGTTGCTGTTAACGGTGCTGCAAATGCTGCAATTCTTGCAATCCAAATGTTAGCACTATCAGATGAAACTTTAGCACAGAAGTTAGTTGATAACCGAAAGAAAATGGCTGAAACAGTTGTTTCTAAGGATAAAGATATTCAGAGTAAGGTTGATGAAATTTGAAAAATAATTCCCTAGATTTTTATAATGAAAAAGTTCACGAAGAATGTGGTGTGTTTGGTATCTATAAGATGGATGATGAAGTAGATGTTGCTTCAATCTCAAGAGATGCCCTTTATGCACTTCAACATCGTGGTCAAGAAAGTGCCGGTATTGCAGTAAACAATGATGGTAATTTTAAGTCAATTAAAGATGTTGGTATGGTTTCCGAAGTACTGACTAATCAAGCTATGGAAGAACTGGGTACTGACGGTAAGATTGCTATTGCCCATGTTAGATACACTCCATATCAAGCACTTGACAGAGCTGGTTCTCAGCCACTTGTTATTAGATATATTCAAGGTTCACTTGCAATTTGTCATAATGGTTCAATTACTAATTTTGCTGAAATTAGAAAGAATCTTGAAGAAGGTGGAGCTATTTTCCAGTCTTTCTCAAATGCAGAACTTATTGCTTATGTTATTGCAACAGAAAGAGTAAATAGCGAAACTATTGAAGATGCAGTTAAAAATGCTTGTAACAAAATTGAAGGTGCTTATTCATTTGTTCTTACTTCACCAAGTAAGCTAATTGCAGTAAGAGACCCTTATGGTTTCCGTCCATTATGTGTAGGTAAACTAGGCCAAAGCTATGTTGTATCTTCCGAGAGTTGTGCATTTGACTCAATCGGTGCACAGTTTATTCGTCATGTAAAGCCTGGTGAAATGGTTGTTATTGACGAAGACGGTTTCCATTCATATATGATTGAAAAGCCTAAGAAGTCTGCTTTATGCGTATTTGAATATGTTTATATTGCCAGACCTGACAGTATCCTTGATTGTGGTCCTGTTCACGCAGTAAGAAAAGAATTCGGTAAGGAACTTGCAAGGGACTTCCCTGTAGATGCTGACCTTGTTTGTGGTGTTCCTGACTCAGGTAATGAAGCTGCCCAAGGTTATGCCGAAGAATCCGGTATTCCTTATAGTGCAGTTTTTGTTAAAAATAAATATATAGGTCGTAACCTTTCTTCAATGAAAAATACTAAGAAAGAACGACTACTGATGATGCGACTAAATGTTCTAAAGCATAAAGTAAGAGGCAAGAAAGTTGTTATTATTGATGACTCAATTGTCCATGGTAGCACAGCCAGTCACATTGTTAAATTACTTAGAGAGGCAGGTGCTGCTGAAGTTCATATGAGAATTTCTTCACCACCACTAAAATATTCTTGTTATTATGGTTCAGATTTACATACTGAAAAGAATATGATTGCCAACCTAATGACAGTTGAAGAACTACAGAATTTTGTAGGTTCAGATTCACTGGGTTTCTTAAGCATTGAAAGCCTAAGAAAAATCTCTAACGAAAACGGTATTTCTGTTTGTGATGCTTGTTTCACAGGTAATTACACAGGACCGGTACCAAAAGAAAACTATGTTGATAAATTCAGCAAGAAAATAAAACTTTCCAAATAAGAGGTGTATTATGAAAAATAGTTTTTCAGAAAGTTACAAGAATGCAGGTGTTGATGTAACAGCAGGTTACAAAGCAGTTGAATTAATGAAAGAGCATGTTAAGAGAACAAAAACATCAGGTGTTGTTTCAGGCATTGGTGGTTTTGGTGGTCTGTTTGCTCCTGATATGAAGGGTATGGAAGAACCAATCCTAGTAAGTGGTACTGACGGTGTCGGTACAAAGCTAAAACTTGCTTTCTTACTTGATAAGCACGATACAATCGGTATTGATGCAGTTGCAATGTGTGTTAATGATGTTGTATGTTGTGGTGCAAAGCCAATGTTTTTCCTTGATTACATCGCAGTTGGAAAGAATGTACCTGAAAAGGTAGCACAAATCGTATCAGGTATTGCTGATGGTTGTGAAATGTCTTATTCAGCACTAGTTGGTGGTGAAACTGCTGAAATGCCTGGTTTCTATCCTGTTGATGAATATGATGTTGCAGGTTTCTCAGTAGGTATTGTTGATAAGAAGAAAATCATTGACGGTAGAAAACTAACAGCCGGTGATGTACTTATCGGTTTACCATCAAGTGGTGTTCATTCAAACGGTTTCTCACTAGTAAGAAAGGTATTTGGTATTGATGAAAACACAATTCATAACGAATACCCAGAACTAGACAAGCCTCTAGGTGAAACTCTACTAACTCCAACAAAGATTTATGTTAAGCCTATCCTAGACCTAATCAGCAAAGTTGATGTAAAGGCTATTTCTCATATTACCGGTGGTGGCTTCTATGAAAACATTCCTAGAATGTTAAGTGACGGCCTAACTGCTAAGATTAAGAAAGATGCAGTTCCTGTACTTCCAATCTTTAAGGTAATTCAGAGAGTTGGTAACATTCCTGAACATGATATGTTCAATACATTTAATATGGGTATTGGTATGATTGTTGCAGTTGCAAAGGAAAATGCAGATAAGGCAGTTGAAACTCTAAAGGCTTACGGTGAAGATGCAGTAGTTCTTGGTGAACTAGTTGAAGGTAATGACGGAGTTATTTTTGAATAATGAAGAATATAGTTGTTTTAGTTTCCGGTGGTGGCACTAATTTACAGGCACTTATTGATGCAGAAAAATCAGGTATCATCAAAAGTGGCAAGATTACAACAGTAATTTCTTCTAATCCTAATGCCTATGCACTGGAAAGAGCAAAAAATAATAATATAGATACTGATGTTATCAGAAGAAAAGATTTTGATACATTTGATGAATATGATACTGCTTTATCAGAATTGTTAAAGAGTAAAGGTGCTGACCTTGTTGTCCTAGCAGGTTTTATGACTATCCTAGGACATAAGGTGATTTCAGCCTTTGAAAACAGAATTATCAATATTCATCCGGCCCTAATTCCAAGTTTCTGTGGTGAAGGCTTTTATGGACTGAAAGTTCATGAAGAAGCACTAAAAAAGGGTGTTAAAATTTCAGGTGCAACAACTCATTTTGTAACAGAAGAGTGTGATGGTGGTCCTATCATTATGCAAAAGTCTGTTGAAGTAAAGAATGACGATACACCGGAAATTTTACAAAGAAGAATTATGGAAAATGTAGAGTGGAAGATACTTCCACTTTCAGTAGAATTATTTTGCAGTGGCAAAATAAAAGTAGAAGATAACAAAACAATAATTTCAGAATGAGAGGTACTTTATAGTGAAAGCAATATCATTTGAGAAAGAT from Ruminococcus bovis encodes the following:
- a CDS encoding NfeD family protein; this encodes MMPYIWFGIALFMAIIEGVTYQLVSIWFVLGAVVSAIVSIFVPENIWLQIILFIVISVATLIATKPIVKKITRTKKLPTNSDRYIGMKGVVKEEINNTLGVGLVNLKGSVWSATSDDGSVIPTDSVVIVKDIKGVKLIVSPVKE
- the purE gene encoding 5-(carboxyamino)imidazole ribonucleotide mutase, whose amino-acid sequence is MKKVAIIMGSDSDFPIVSKAIKQLKDYEVPFEVHVMSAHRTPDEASEFAKNAIKNGFGVIIAAAGMAAHLGGVLAANTTLPVIGIPCKGPCFDGMDALLATVMMPTGIPVATVAVNGAANAAILAIQMLALSDETLAQKLVDNRKKMAETVVSKDKDIQSKVDEI
- the purN gene encoding phosphoribosylglycinamide formyltransferase, producing the protein MKNIVVLVSGGGTNLQALIDAEKSGIIKSGKITTVISSNPNAYALERAKNNNIDTDVIRRKDFDTFDEYDTALSELLKSKGADLVVLAGFMTILGHKVISAFENRIINIHPALIPSFCGEGFYGLKVHEEALKKGVKISGATTHFVTEECDGGPIIMQKSVEVKNDDTPEILQRRIMENVEWKILPLSVELFCSGKIKVEDNKTIISE
- the secG gene encoding preprotein translocase subunit SecG produces the protein MGVVSYILGALLILFCVLIILVVVLQEGNQQGLGVITGAADSFFSKNKARSWDSFLARWTKVFAAGFVVFVIVLDIIANFK
- a CDS encoding DNA gyrase subunit A, encoding MARKKKEPKAPQLPKIDGVIDGAGEVVEQKIASTIEENYMPYAMSVIMSRAIPEIDGFKPSHRKLLYTMYKMGLLTGKRTKSANIVGATMKLNPHGDSAIYDTMVRLSRGYEALLHPYVDSKGNFGKFYSRDMAWAASRYTEAKLDPICNELFKDIDKDTVDFVDNYDNTMKEPSLLPATFPSVLVNANTGIAVGMASNICSFNLREVCETTAALIRDKDHDIMSTLPAPDFIGGGQIIYDESAIKKIYETGRGGIKVRAKYQYDKANNCIDIFSIPPSTSCEVIIEKIIDLSKQGKVKEVADIRDETGLDGLKITIDLKRGTDPEKLMMKLFKLTTLQDSFSCNFNVLIAGVPRVMGVRELLNEWIAFRVECVRRRTYFDLNKKQEKLHLLKGLKAILLDIDKAVKIVRETEEESEVVPNLMIGFGIDETQAEYVAEIKLRHLNKEYILKRIEEIESLEKDIAELEAILASKQRVKTIIVKELKNVADKYGKDRVSELLYNVDESNESYVEEVPDYPVNLFFSKEGYFKKITPQSLRMSSEQKLKEGDMMIQHYESTNTAELLFFTNKCQVYKSKASDFDDTKASVLGDYVPAKLQMDEGEVPLKMFVTKDYNGMFVFAFENGKLAKVPMNAYYTKTNRKKLVSAYSDKSPLSDVMWLDEDKELMLTSSGGRVLLIHTGVINLKNTKNTQGVAVMRMKKGQYLEKLEEYTDGLFSKPSRYRTKTLPALGAFLTEEDSGNEQLSIL
- the purF gene encoding amidophosphoribosyltransferase encodes the protein MKNNSLDFYNEKVHEECGVFGIYKMDDEVDVASISRDALYALQHRGQESAGIAVNNDGNFKSIKDVGMVSEVLTNQAMEELGTDGKIAIAHVRYTPYQALDRAGSQPLVIRYIQGSLAICHNGSITNFAEIRKNLEEGGAIFQSFSNAELIAYVIATERVNSETIEDAVKNACNKIEGAYSFVLTSPSKLIAVRDPYGFRPLCVGKLGQSYVVSSESCAFDSIGAQFIRHVKPGEMVVIDEDGFHSYMIEKPKKSALCVFEYVYIARPDSILDCGPVHAVRKEFGKELARDFPVDADLVCGVPDSGNEAAQGYAEESGIPYSAVFVKNKYIGRNLSSMKNTKKERLLMMRLNVLKHKVRGKKVVIIDDSIVHGSTASHIVKLLREAGAAEVHMRISSPPLKYSCYYGSDLHTEKNMIANLMTVEELQNFVGSDSLGFLSIESLRKISNENGISVCDACFTGNYTGPVPKENYVDKFSKKIKLSK
- a CDS encoding DUF4364 family protein; translated protein: MSFDTFDEGINPGGMRSKNEIRILICYLIKSVKAPVSKELILESLQKDGLANYFEASACFDDLVKNRHITVNDNNKYILTEDGMMIATQLEDSLAYTVKEKAFHCVMMLLEEEKTERENKVEIVKNERGYNVKCSITSEGLTILSLEFYVPDYEQAKLVKKNFRKNPELLYKTTISVLSKQKDLLTDTLKDLEMLS
- a CDS encoding SPFH domain-containing protein, whose translation is MDPIVKLVIIAAIIIAIIIVIVKNIKIVPQAHAYVIERLGTYQTTWNTGLHLKVPFVDRIAKKLSLKEQVVDFPPQPVITKDNVTMQIDTVVYFAITDPKLYTYGVERPLSAIENLTATTLRNIIGDLELDATLTSRDTINDKIRTILDTATDPWGIRVIRVELKNILPPKEIQDAMEKQMKAERERRAKILEAEGEKKSQILKAEGLKESTILKADAIKESKVREAQGEAEAIMLVQKAQADALKLLNEAKPIEEVLQLKSYETFQKVADGQSTKIIIPSDIKPLATAATAIKEIISNDNK
- a CDS encoding pro-sigmaK processing inhibitor BofA family protein, giving the protein MDYYLLSMLVIILIILAVLHKLGKNKKPLLRAFGSMIIGLSALFLVNVTSVITQVHIPISMFTVGVSAGGGVPAVALLLFLNLL
- the purM gene encoding phosphoribosylformylglycinamidine cyclo-ligase; translated protein: MKNSFSESYKNAGVDVTAGYKAVELMKEHVKRTKTSGVVSGIGGFGGLFAPDMKGMEEPILVSGTDGVGTKLKLAFLLDKHDTIGIDAVAMCVNDVVCCGAKPMFFLDYIAVGKNVPEKVAQIVSGIADGCEMSYSALVGGETAEMPGFYPVDEYDVAGFSVGIVDKKKIIDGRKLTAGDVLIGLPSSGVHSNGFSLVRKVFGIDENTIHNEYPELDKPLGETLLTPTKIYVKPILDLISKVDVKAISHITGGGFYENIPRMLSDGLTAKIKKDAVPVLPIFKVIQRVGNIPEHDMFNTFNMGIGMIVAVAKENADKAVETLKAYGEDAVVLGELVEGNDGVIFE